One segment of Candidatus Micrarchaeum acidiphilum ARMAN-2 DNA contains the following:
- a CDS encoding ribosomal protein S5: protein MPRPQRRSYEPVNRFDINAWTPATELGRMVKNHEVTSIEQIFAMSRRIEEVEIVDALLPNIRSEVIDIASVQRMTRNNRKQKFRVVVVAGDEKGHVGIGAAKDIEVKAAIEGAVKNAKRNIIPVMFGCGSWQCTCGQEHSLPFTVKGRCSSIEVILKPAPRGLGIVASKPVKLMLELAGLKDVWSFSRGRTRTKYNTLMAVYNALGNIISMKNVSSAIVSKN, encoded by the coding sequence ATGCCAAGACCACAAAGGCGAAGCTACGAGCCCGTTAACAGGTTCGACATAAATGCATGGACACCAGCTACAGAGCTCGGGAGAATGGTAAAAAACCATGAAGTCACCTCTATAGAGCAGATATTTGCGATGAGCAGGAGGATAGAAGAGGTCGAGATAGTCGACGCTCTGCTGCCCAACATAAGGAGCGAGGTGATAGACATCGCCAGCGTGCAAAGGATGACAAGGAACAACAGGAAGCAGAAATTCAGGGTGGTCGTAGTTGCGGGCGACGAGAAGGGCCACGTCGGCATCGGCGCAGCCAAAGACATAGAGGTCAAGGCTGCAATAGAGGGCGCTGTCAAGAATGCAAAGCGCAACATCATACCGGTCATGTTCGGATGCGGATCATGGCAGTGCACATGCGGCCAGGAACACAGCCTTCCATTTACTGTGAAAGGAAGATGCAGCAGCATAGAGGTCATACTAAAACCAGCGCCCAGGGGTCTGGGAATCGTAGCCAGCAAGCCGGTAAAGCTGATGCTTGAACTCGCCGGGCTCAAGGATGTATGGAGCTTCTCGCGGGGCAGGACAAGGACAAAGTACAATACCCTGATGGCGGTCTACAACGCGCTCGGCAACATAATAAGCATGAAGAACGTCAGCTCTGCGATAGTGTCAAAGAACTAG
- a CDS encoding 4Fe-4S ferredoxin iron-sulfur binding domain protein: MKVYVDKPLCTGCQHCKDVCPVAVFEMKKRSAPEEVNTDTAPESAQWKGQSDPAVVEKWSKVEDGHKHFADENDGTSGGISVGVNGEACILCQACLIQCEGECIHIIDDTNTEYKSIYA; the protein is encoded by the coding sequence ATGAAAGTTTATGTAGACAAGCCTTTGTGCACCGGATGCCAGCACTGCAAGGACGTTTGCCCGGTCGCGGTATTTGAAATGAAGAAGAGGAGCGCGCCAGAAGAGGTGAACACGGACACCGCACCGGAGTCTGCGCAATGGAAAGGCCAGAGCGATCCCGCAGTAGTCGAAAAGTGGTCGAAGGTGGAGGACGGACACAAGCACTTCGCCGACGAGAATGATGGAACAAGCGGTGGGATTTCAGTGGGCGTGAACGGCGAAGCGTGCATACTATGCCAGGCGTGCCTCATACAGTGCGAGGGCGAATGCATACATATAATAGACGACACAAACACCGAATACAAGTCCATATACGCATAA